The Amaranthus tricolor cultivar Red isolate AtriRed21 chromosome 2, ASM2621246v1, whole genome shotgun sequence genome contains the following window.
ACCGGACGGTCTCtttgaaaaaggaaaatatagaaTAAGTTTTTCGGTAGGCGTTTAGAATATTGAAAGTACAAGTACTTactcggtgggcattaagtatattgtaaataggcattaaagatattataagtagaaattaaggatatggtaagtcggctagtaggctaagtttctcggtaagcattaagaatattgtaagtaggcattttaagtactttttcggtggacattaagtattttgtaagtaggcattaaggatacagtaagtagacattaaggttTAATGGGCTAGGCATGAGAGACGCAGGAGACCGGCTGTTGATAATTACCAATGGCAATCAATAAATAATCTCTTTGTTGTTATCACTAATAAGGGCAGTGAGATAATGAAATATTGTTTGTGCTTAATCGAATGTTTCAATTCAATAACGCAGGTGAAAATCGGTGATTTTGGGTTGGCAGCAACAGTGGGCACGAGTCATGTAGCACACTCAGTACTGGGGACACCCGAGTACATGGCACCAGAGTTGTACGAGGAAGACTACAACGAACTAGTCGACATATACTCTTTCGGGATGTGTGTATTAGAGATGGTTACTCTAGAAATCCCTTACAACGAATGTGAGAGTGTCGCCCAAATATACAAACGGGTGACTAATGGGTATAAGCCCGAAGCTTTTCACAAGGTGCATGATCCGGAGGTGAAGGCGTTCATCGGTAAATGCATTGGAATTTATACGCAAAGACCGTCTGCCTTGCAACTCCTCGCGGACCCTTTTTTCGCTGAAGTAGATGACGAcgatgacaataacaataacgacaATTCGACATGATGGACGAAAACATGTATGCCTTAGCTGATTTATTCATGGACAAAACATGTATATAAGTTCAACAATTACCTTCTATTAATTTCCTGATTCATGATCAGTAatgtctttttttattttacatgtaTTTAAgtaatcaaaattacactatgcatcgtttttttgtttattaacaCAAATTATCAAGTGAGTTCATATCTATTAGGCTGAtccaatatatttttattatcttaaagtgattatttatacgCTTAAGGTGAACGCTAATGGAGTAGTTGAAAGTGATCatatttttagtgttaaaaaatgagaacttataataaaagtaattacttacaagtgattaaataaagaaattgaCTAATTATTTAGGTCATCTTATGATAAAACGGTCTATTACAATACGAGTAGAATTTGAGTAGCTATAAAcaatttaaagtaaaaaaattaaaatggtttaatagtttttttttacaacAATTACTTTGTTCGACAATATTTCCCTAATACTATTACACAGCTAATTGCACAATTAATATGTAACATAATATGGTCTTGTCTCGGTTGGAGTATCTACCAATTTCTCCGAGAAAGATATGAGTTTGATTTGTGTCGccctattttatttttagttctcCTCTTCCTTTATACTACACTACCCTATAcctcaaaaaatttaaaatatttaatcattACGTAGAATCGAATCTTGTCTCAATTAGATCATGTACCACTTTTCGATTCTTCCTTTCCTTCTCTTCCCTTAGCCTTCACTATACTCTAAAAATTCCATTACTATTATATTGACATTTACTTAAGAGACTTTGAGAATCGGTTTATTTCAGTTGATGTAAATATTACTTTTCTCTTTCAATTCTTACCTAACCTCCTTTCTTCAATATCTACTTAGTGAATTAAGTCTTATCTACTTAGAGAATTTAAGTCTTATCGATCCGTTAATTAGTCAACTAATCGTTATCGATCTCTTAATTAATACTTCTTCCAATTcaaagttaatattttatttgttttttgcatATTTGccaatacactaattcaatctataatatctctaattatgcataattaaaaattataaaaattagaaattaataACCTTCACATTAAAACGAAccaaataaaatctcatttgactatgtgtTAGacagaatttttgaaattcttgagcgaaaaaaaaaaattaattaaataaactaacatttaaactttttccaaaagtaagcgtccaaaccccaaagctgtgctttggagctgttcgcagttagtaactgcgaacaggtcaaaaaagacaaaatagctgttcgcagttactaactgcgaacagaaaaaaaaaaaaacaacttttttttattttttttttttctgttcgcagttagtaactgcgaacagctattttgtctttttgctgttcgcagtctaactgcgaacagctattttgtgttttttgaactgttcgcagttaccaactgcgaacagctagtttgtcttatatgctgttcgcagttagtaactgcgaacagttccAAAGCATAGCTTTGaggtttggacgcttacttttgaaaaaagtttaaatgttagtttatttaattaatttttttttttcactcaagaatttcaaaaattcgtGTTAGACACCCTTTAGGCCTTTAGCTTGCGAACAGGTGTTGTTTttggatttttaatttaaggATCTAAATTGAGAACGGCTCGCTGGTTAAATTCTTGAGCAAGAAAACCCGAAAAATCCGACTCGGACCTAAACTCAAACTCAGTTTCGTCTCAATTTCAGGTTTTCTTCCATCTCAATCTTCtcgtttaatttttatttgcattTTCTTCTTTAATCTTTCTCGGTTTCTTCCCATATAGATTAATAATTTCATCTTCTGCTTTTGTGTTTTGCCCTAATTTCACACTTCCTGTTGATTCATTGTATACAATTTTCCGGAGATTTAATTACTTGTAATTTAGGATTAGACTTCAGTTAGCCaatcttattttaaattaagtcCAAACTTTAAGATAATTTATTGGTTTTGTTATCTGACTAGTAGATTACTGAAGATTATTGTTTAGACATAATTACATGTcaaatatatgattttaatcGTAAAGACtgattttaaaattgaattaatcTGGTGTATTAGCAGAGTCTTGATGTAACTTATAAGTGATGAATCTGGCTTTATAGTAAATGTTTTAGAGTGAGATCATTGCTTTTATTTTACATAATCAGTTTACCTAGTTTTGTGTCTTCTAGTATTGTCGCCTGTGGGGTGCAATAATTGCAATTACTGTTATGCTTTTGTGTTCTGAGTTTTCAGAGGCAAATTGGATGTATTGGGTCGAATTTTAGGGAAATGATGTGATAGGTATCTTGATAGTTGCCTTGTTATATGGAGGGTTTGTGATTTTATCGCTACATGATAGCTCAAGTGTTGTGGTTTGAGTGTTCCAATGCTGCTAACTGCTAGTTGTAGCTGATTATGAAGTTGAAGTTGTGAGAAATGAACGCAGGCTGGAagtttttgtgtgtgtgttggggggggggggtgggtgGGGAGTGTTAAGATTCGGTAGGCAAAATTATACTCAAGTATGATCATTAATAAACGTCGTGGAGTAAGAATAATGCACATATCAAATCTTGGAATGCTAGAGTGTTTAGTGTAAAAAATTAAGTTGTCTGTAAAATTTGTACAGATTTTACAGGTTTGTACTTATATTTcctttaaaattaagttatcTGATAATTTGTACTAATATTGCTGCTTTTAATGTTTTTCTTGGTCATACATAGATATAATGGACACTGCTCTTCCAGCAACCACAGAGTCCCTTACGCTGGCCATGGAAGCGAGCAGTGCTGAGGAGTCTATTTCCATCTTGCAGAGAGTGCTCGCTGATCCATCTTCTTCACCTGATACCTTGCGGATCAAAGAACAGGCAATTTCAAATCTCACTGATCTTCTCAAGCAAGAAAATAAAGCGGAGGACCTTCGAATCCTTCTGACACAATTGAGATCCTACTTCTCCATGATACCTAAAGCTAAAACTGCGAAAATTGTTCGTGGAATTATCGATGCAGTGGCTAAAATACCAAATACAACTGAACTCCAGATCTCCCTTTGCAAGGAAATGGTGCAGTGGACTCGTGATGAGAAGAGAACTTTTCTTCGCCAACGTGTTGAGGCAAGACTAGCGGCTTTGTTGGTTGAGATCAAGGAGTACTCTGAAGCATTATCTCTCCTTTCGGGTCTGATTAAGGAGGTTAGAAGGCTTGATGATAAACTTCTTTTGGTGGACATTGAGTTGCTGGAAAGCAAGCTTCATTTCTCTCTGAGAAACCTTCCTAAAGCCAAGGCTTCTCTTACTGCAGCTAGAACAGCCGCCAATGCCATTTACGTGCCTCCAGCCCAGCAGGGGACCATAGACTTACAGAGTGGGATACTCCATGCCGAGGAAAAAGATTATAAAACTGCTTATAGTTACTTCTACGAAGCTTTTGAGGCCTTCAATACTCTCGAGGATCCCAGAGCAGTATACAGTCTGAAATACATGCTCTTGTGTAAAGTCATGGTGAATCAAGCTGATGATGTTGCTGGGATAATATCTTCCAAAGCAGGCTTGCAGTACTTGGGCCCTGATCTTGATGCAATGAAAGCTATAGCCGATGCTTATTCGAAGCGTTCTCTAAAACTCTTTGAGGCTTCATTGGAGAACTTCAAGGCTCAACTAGAAGAAGATCCAATTGTTCATAGGCACCTATCATCTTTATATGACACTTTGTTGGAGCAAAACCTTTGCAGATTGATTGAGCCATTTTCAAGTGTTGAGATTGCCCACATTGCTGAATTGATTGAACTTCCGGTTGATCACGTTGAGAGGAAACTATCTCAGATGATTTTGGACAAAAAATTCGCAGGGACTCTCGACCAGGGTGCAGGATGCCTGATCATCTTTGATGATTTGAAGACGGATGCGATCTATGAAGCTACACTCGAAACCATTTCAAATGTTTCGAAGGTTGTCGACAGTCTTTTTATCAGATCTGCCAAGATTATGGCCTAAGGGTACATTATAGACATCAATATATCCCTGTCTTTGCTCATGTGTTAAAAGCTCCTGCTTCTTTTGAGTTTTAGATATACTTAGTTTTGATATTCTCGGTTTAagtccaatttttttttcattactagcattttattcataatatGTCAATTTCATTTGAACATCTGTGTTTGTGGCAGCTTTGAATCTCTCGTGGTGAAACTCTAGtcgattttcttttatgaaaCCGTCCTGCTGTTTAGGTTTAGATAACTTATTAATATCGGTACTAGTCAGGTATACGGTAAATAAGAATCTCAAGGCTACCAAGTCAACCCTCATTGCAGCCTATTACCCCACGCCTGCGTTTGTTTGCGCTCCATTGCTTCATTTGAGTGTTCGACACAGGGTTTCGTTCCGTTACTGCAAGTAATGTTCCTACTCAAGTTCGTGTGTACAGGGTCTTCTGCTCGCTCGCTTCGGTTAATGAAATTATATACGAACTGAATTTTGGTATTATTTGAGAATCATGTGTTTCTATAATGGTTGGGTGCTTTCTCTTTCACCCTTATGACTGGGTTTGTATTAAGCTCAGTTGAATTCAAACATAATCAGTTTAAATTAATCGAATATTCTTACAAGTATAGTTCAATACAATTTAAATATAGTTTAATTGAGTTTTAGTTGACCAAGCTAAGTATAATACTCCTATGATTTATTA
Protein-coding sequences here:
- the LOC130806075 gene encoding 26S proteasome non-ATPase regulatory subunit 11 homolog, whose translation is MDTALPATTESLTLAMEASSAEESISILQRVLADPSSSPDTLRIKEQAISNLTDLLKQENKAEDLRILLTQLRSYFSMIPKAKTAKIVRGIIDAVAKIPNTTELQISLCKEMVQWTRDEKRTFLRQRVEARLAALLVEIKEYSEALSLLSGLIKEVRRLDDKLLLVDIELLESKLHFSLRNLPKAKASLTAARTAANAIYVPPAQQGTIDLQSGILHAEEKDYKTAYSYFYEAFEAFNTLEDPRAVYSLKYMLLCKVMVNQADDVAGIISSKAGLQYLGPDLDAMKAIADAYSKRSLKLFEASLENFKAQLEEDPIVHRHLSSLYDTLLEQNLCRLIEPFSSVEIAHIAELIELPVDHVERKLSQMILDKKFAGTLDQGAGCLIIFDDLKTDAIYEATLETISNVSKVVDSLFIRSAKIMA